A stretch of Bufo gargarizans isolate SCDJY-AF-19 unplaced genomic scaffold, ASM1485885v1 original_scaffold_865_pilon, whole genome shotgun sequence DNA encodes these proteins:
- the LOC122924155 gene encoding uncharacterized protein LOC122924155, producing MTHQFGWHQEVSVKLISPAVDSSIRGAMAARKEIFLEDSQLDSSLLDVSMSSLQISELEESMDDLETSFVNRQKADDEELQELLSRMKKKTKALHPGPDYCFQNDPIWAPGEERPGPEPDPEKRLNNVTWCKCHNCTAMKSVTESICCLELEVLEHFLPESVTCVTQNTEFSLRCLDQETLVTAMITQTINYGRSIDYRKPKYVQL from the exons ATGACTCACCAGTTTGGCTGGCACCAGGAAGTGTCTGTGAAGCTCATCTCTCCTGCTGTGGACTCATCAATCCGTGGAGCAATG GCTGCTAGAAAAGAGATATTTTTAGAGGATTCCCAATTGGATTCGTCTCTGCTAGATGTATCCATGTCTTCTCTACAG atatCCGAGTTAGAAGAAAGTATGGATGATTTGGAGACTAGTTTTGTTAATCGTCAGAAAGCGGATGATGAG GAACTGCAAGAATTACTGagcagaatgaaaaaaaaaacaaaggctTTACATCCAGGACCAGATTATTgctttcaaaatgaccctatatGGGCTCCAGGTGAAGAACGTCCAGGACCtgaaccagacccagaaaaacgGCTGAATAATGTGACGTGGTGTAAATGTCATAATTGTACAGCCATGAAATCGGTGACAGAATCAATTTGTTGTTTGGAGTTGGAGGTTTTGGAGCATTTCCTGCCTGAAAGCGTCACATGTGTTACCCAAAACACAGAATTTAGTTTGCGATGTCTCGATCAAGAAACTTTGGTGACAGCAATGATTACGCAAACAATCAATTATGGAAGAAGTATTGATTATAGAAAACCAAAGTATGTTCAGTTATAA